A single genomic interval of Oleidesulfovibrio alaskensis DSM 16109 harbors:
- the lon gene encoding endopeptidase La produces the protein MSDRNDAESLDIHESGASIEEAAEHMNELLNDFPAELPVLAVRDIVVFNYMILPLFVGREKSVQAVDAALNGSRYMMICTQHDEAVDDPTGDDLHKTGTVVMIMRMLKMPDGRLKVLVQGISRAKVKNFVSEDPYLLAEVEAIEEPEAGPLTVEQEAMIRSAREQSEKILSLRGVPTADIMAVLNGVDEPGRLADLIAANLRMKVADAQTILECTDPDERLTLVNEQLVKEVEVAAMQAKIQSMAKEGMDKAQKDYFLREQMKAIRRELGEGPDGDEDMDELIESLAKAGLPKDVRKEADKQLRRLSVMHPESSEATVVRTYLEWLAELPWKKLSRDRIDIPRAQAILDEDHYGLEKVKDRILEYLSVRKLNPKSKGPILCFSGPPGVGKTSLGRSIARALGRKFQRISLGGMRDEAEIRGHRRTYIGAMPGRIIQTIKQLGTRNPVIMLDEIDKLGSDFRGDPSSALLEVLDPEQNFSFSDHYLNVPFDLSKVMFICTANQLETIPAPLRDRMEIIRIPGYTMQEKAKIARRYLLPRQAGENGLNEDDVQIADNVITKIIDEYTREAGLRNLERELGTVCRKLARRKAEGEDGPFRVTVKVLEKLLGAPRFIDEQKERELLPGVALGLAWTPYGGEVLNVEVSTMKGKGKLTLTGQLGDVMKESAQAAVSYVRSHAAELDVDPEFSSNLDIHIHVPAGATPKDGPSAGVTLLTALISALTGRSVNSDLCMTGEITLRGRVLPVGGIKEKILAAVARGLSHAFIPHQNKKDLEDIPADLLRKINVHPAEHINDILPLALGLDKK, from the coding sequence GATTCTGCCGCTTTTTGTGGGCAGAGAAAAATCGGTGCAGGCCGTGGATGCGGCGCTTAACGGCAGCCGCTATATGATGATCTGCACCCAGCACGACGAAGCCGTGGACGATCCCACAGGGGATGATCTGCACAAAACAGGCACTGTAGTCATGATCATGCGCATGCTCAAGATGCCTGACGGCCGCCTGAAGGTTCTGGTGCAGGGCATCAGCCGTGCCAAAGTGAAAAACTTTGTTTCTGAAGACCCCTACCTGCTGGCCGAGGTGGAAGCCATAGAAGAGCCGGAAGCAGGTCCCCTTACCGTGGAACAGGAAGCAATGATCCGCTCCGCCCGCGAACAGAGTGAAAAAATTCTTTCTCTGCGCGGTGTGCCCACTGCAGACATCATGGCCGTACTCAACGGCGTTGATGAACCCGGACGCCTTGCCGACCTTATAGCGGCCAACCTGCGCATGAAGGTGGCCGATGCGCAGACCATTCTTGAATGCACCGACCCTGACGAACGGCTCACGCTGGTTAATGAGCAGCTGGTCAAAGAGGTGGAAGTGGCTGCCATGCAGGCAAAAATCCAGAGCATGGCCAAGGAAGGCATGGACAAGGCACAGAAAGACTATTTTCTGCGCGAACAGATGAAAGCCATACGCCGTGAACTGGGTGAAGGTCCGGACGGCGACGAAGACATGGACGAGCTCATCGAGTCGCTTGCCAAGGCCGGTCTGCCCAAAGATGTGCGCAAAGAAGCCGACAAGCAGCTACGCCGTCTTTCGGTCATGCATCCGGAATCTTCAGAAGCCACCGTTGTGCGCACCTATCTGGAGTGGCTTGCGGAACTGCCATGGAAAAAACTCTCGCGCGACCGCATAGATATTCCCAGAGCACAGGCCATTCTGGATGAAGACCATTACGGGCTTGAAAAAGTCAAAGACCGTATTCTGGAATATCTTTCCGTGCGCAAGCTCAATCCCAAGTCCAAAGGCCCCATTCTGTGCTTTTCCGGCCCTCCCGGCGTGGGCAAAACTTCGCTCGGACGGTCCATCGCGCGCGCTCTGGGCCGCAAGTTCCAGCGTATATCACTGGGCGGCATGCGTGACGAAGCTGAAATACGCGGACACCGGCGCACCTATATCGGCGCCATGCCCGGCCGTATCATACAGACCATAAAACAGCTGGGCACGCGCAACCCGGTCATCATGCTGGACGAAATAGACAAGCTCGGCTCCGACTTCCGCGGAGACCCTTCCTCCGCCCTGCTGGAAGTGCTTGATCCTGAACAGAACTTCAGCTTCAGCGACCATTACCTGAACGTGCCCTTCGATCTTTCCAAGGTCATGTTCATATGCACGGCGAACCAGCTGGAAACCATTCCCGCACCGCTGCGCGACCGCATGGAGATCATCCGCATTCCCGGTTACACCATGCAGGAAAAAGCAAAAATAGCCCGCCGCTACCTGCTGCCCAGACAGGCCGGAGAAAACGGTCTGAACGAAGACGACGTTCAGATAGCGGACAACGTGATAACCAAAATCATCGACGAATACACCCGAGAAGCCGGTCTGCGTAATCTTGAACGCGAACTGGGCACCGTGTGCCGCAAACTGGCACGGCGTAAAGCCGAAGGTGAAGACGGCCCGTTCCGCGTTACGGTAAAAGTGCTGGAAAAACTGCTCGGCGCACCGCGGTTCATAGATGAACAGAAAGAACGCGAGCTGCTGCCCGGCGTGGCGCTGGGGCTGGCATGGACTCCATACGGCGGCGAAGTGCTGAACGTGGAAGTAAGCACCATGAAAGGCAAGGGTAAACTTACGCTTACCGGCCAGCTGGGCGACGTGATGAAAGAAAGCGCACAGGCGGCCGTAAGCTATGTCCGCAGCCATGCGGCAGAACTTGACGTGGACCCCGAGTTTTCTTCCAACCTCGACATCCACATTCACGTTCCTGCCGGTGCCACGCCCAAAGACGGCCCTTCTGCCGGTGTCACACTGCTCACGGCGCTCATTTCGGCGCTTACCGGACGTTCGGTCAACAGCGACCTGTGCATGACGGGCGAAATAACCCTGCGCGGAAGGGTGCTGCCCGTGGGCGGCATCAAGGAAAAAATTCTGGCCGCGGTGGCACGGGGACTCAGCCATGCCTTTATTCCGCACCAGAACAAAAAAGACCTTGAAGACATTCCCGCCGACCTGCTGCGCAAAATCAACGTGCATCCGGCCGAACACATCAACGATATCCTGCCGCTGGCTCTGGGGCTGGATAAAAAATAA
- the recQ gene encoding DNA helicase RecQ, whose translation MTQQTHTTTASSMLDTAREILISTYGFRDFQGLQKDIIEHTASGGDALVLMPTGGGKSLCYQIPSIMRQGTGIVISPLIALMQDQVDSLTQMGVSAAFLNSSLSPEKQREVEARLLSGMLDLVYVAPERLVQPAFLGLLERITPALFAIDEAHCVSQWGHDFRPEYTRLTILHEQFPHVPRIALTATADGPTRRDIIRHLDLQDATVFSTGFDRPNISYTIQPKDKPLEQLLHFIRTRHKGQSGIVYRLSRKKVEETAAWLCAKGIEALPYHAGLNAIQRHHNQERFMREDGLVMVATVAFGMGVDKPDVRFVAHLEPPKSLEAYHQETGRAGRDGLPADAWMTYGLADVVQLRRMLGQGEEDSPRRMVELRKLDAMLAFCETTECRRKVLLGYFGEHDREPCGNCDTCQFPVETWDGTVAAQKALSAVYRTGQRFGAAHLTDILTGKLTDRIRSHGHNDLKTFGCGKELGASQWKGVFRQLACLGLLATDADGHGGLRLTPESWQVLRGERMLSFRRDILGRSATRALAKTQADAALQNALNTEESRQLWDTLRSLRGRLAQERDVPPYAVFADRALLEMVCFRPRTPDDLQCIHGVGKAKLSMFGQEFLDALLSHEAAWGRPDDLPALPERRPATAAKKENGLTDTIRETLQLFNKLQDMQAVAEARALKPATICNHLVRCIRHGELTTEQVVPLPAHELAEIRGVLGETASLGGVTAAHGRLKGRYDFETLRLVQAELFIRRGDEEDW comes from the coding sequence ATGACGCAACAGACCCATACCACAACAGCTTCATCCATGCTCGACACAGCCCGGGAAATCCTCATCTCCACATACGGATTCCGCGACTTTCAGGGGCTGCAAAAAGATATCATAGAACACACCGCATCCGGCGGCGACGCGCTGGTGCTCATGCCCACAGGCGGCGGCAAGTCACTGTGCTACCAGATTCCCTCCATCATGCGGCAGGGCACCGGTATTGTCATATCGCCGCTTATCGCGCTTATGCAGGATCAGGTGGACAGCCTCACGCAGATGGGAGTAAGCGCGGCTTTTCTTAACTCCAGCCTGTCTCCCGAAAAACAGCGCGAGGTGGAAGCACGCCTGCTGAGCGGCATGCTCGATCTCGTCTATGTAGCGCCCGAACGGCTGGTGCAGCCTGCTTTTCTGGGGCTGCTTGAAAGAATAACACCCGCGCTGTTCGCCATTGACGAGGCGCATTGCGTTTCGCAGTGGGGGCATGATTTCAGGCCGGAATACACACGGCTGACCATTCTGCATGAGCAGTTTCCGCATGTGCCCCGGATAGCTCTTACCGCCACGGCGGACGGGCCCACCAGACGCGACATCATCAGGCATCTGGACCTGCAGGACGCCACTGTTTTTTCTACGGGATTCGACCGCCCCAATATTTCGTACACCATACAGCCCAAAGACAAGCCGCTGGAGCAGCTGCTGCATTTCATCCGCACACGCCACAAAGGACAGTCGGGCATAGTGTACCGGCTGAGCAGAAAAAAAGTTGAAGAAACAGCAGCCTGGCTGTGTGCAAAAGGCATAGAAGCCCTGCCCTATCACGCAGGACTCAACGCCATTCAGCGTCATCACAATCAGGAACGGTTCATGCGCGAAGACGGGCTGGTCATGGTGGCTACCGTGGCCTTCGGCATGGGGGTGGACAAGCCGGATGTACGCTTTGTGGCACACCTTGAGCCGCCAAAAAGTCTGGAAGCCTATCATCAGGAAACCGGACGTGCGGGACGTGACGGCCTGCCCGCCGATGCATGGATGACATACGGTCTGGCCGATGTGGTGCAATTGCGGCGCATGCTGGGCCAAGGCGAAGAAGACAGCCCGCGGCGCATGGTCGAACTGCGCAAGCTGGATGCCATGCTCGCCTTTTGCGAAACAACCGAGTGCCGCCGTAAAGTGCTGCTGGGCTATTTCGGCGAACACGACAGAGAACCCTGCGGAAACTGCGACACCTGTCAGTTTCCTGTAGAGACATGGGACGGCACGGTGGCCGCCCAGAAAGCACTGAGCGCCGTATACCGCACCGGTCAGCGCTTCGGCGCCGCCCACCTGACAGACATACTTACCGGCAAGCTGACCGACCGCATACGCAGCCACGGGCATAACGACCTGAAAACATTCGGCTGCGGCAAAGAACTGGGTGCATCGCAATGGAAAGGCGTGTTCAGACAGCTGGCATGTCTGGGGCTGCTTGCCACCGATGCGGACGGGCACGGCGGCCTGCGTCTGACACCGGAAAGCTGGCAGGTACTGCGCGGAGAACGCATGCTGAGCTTCCGGCGTGACATTCTGGGCCGCTCCGCCACACGTGCACTGGCAAAAACACAGGCCGACGCGGCTCTGCAGAATGCCCTGAACACGGAAGAATCCAGACAGCTGTGGGATACCCTGCGCTCGTTACGGGGCAGGCTGGCACAGGAACGTGACGTGCCGCCCTACGCCGTTTTTGCGGACAGGGCCCTGCTGGAGATGGTCTGCTTCCGGCCGCGCACGCCGGATGACCTGCAATGCATTCACGGCGTCGGCAAAGCCAAGCTGTCCATGTTCGGGCAGGAATTTCTTGATGCGCTGCTCTCGCACGAAGCCGCCTGGGGCAGGCCGGACGATCTGCCCGCACTGCCCGAACGCAGACCGGCTACTGCCGCAAAAAAGGAAAACGGCCTTACCGACACCATACGCGAAACGCTGCAGCTTTTTAACAAGCTGCAGGACATGCAGGCCGTGGCCGAGGCCCGCGCCCTGAAACCGGCCACCATATGCAATCATCTGGTACGGTGCATACGTCATGGCGAGCTGACCACGGAACAGGTGGTGCCCCTGCCCGCGCACGAGCTGGCAGAAATACGGGGAGTGCTGGGTGAAACAGCTTCGCTGGGCGGAGTTACCGCCGCGCACGGCAGACTGAAAGGCCGCTATGATTTTGAAACCCTGCGGCTGGTTCAGGCCGAGCTGTTCATCAGGCGGGGTGACGAGGAAGACTGGTAA
- a CDS encoding putative bifunctional diguanylate cyclase/phosphodiesterase: MTQNNNATGPQQISADTFSILAAVYGHSPAGTGVFSHDGALVYANGAWSGLLGSGALPADFFRLAPGCGALFASVADGSRQRWSGSLPVQLASGRQLFRARLFALSGHVLLHGLVVAELSGMQQENAPAAGCDVCPSWQLPVQLYAAPHALHDRLEAVFSVLMHRLDCSCATLWLAPQGDEPAVLLHAPDGAGARYSSRLFGASFARHVLAQGDIVVLDKAGAMRLAESGILPADVPLPDAAIAAPLCSPDGRTMGVLTACRRNSAVRFGMNDARFLRNAANIMATVERIHQSETALRESETRFRAVFDHAGLGIVLLTPQGTVKSVNKGAADLASIPAAEMLGLHYSDFLCADDVTVADRFFHALQGGADEVLTMTSAIRRRHAPPIWCKLTVSRVLDEGGSLRFIIVQIEDVTDHKREDERLTHMAYHDVLTGLPNRALFLDRLQSAFNRAQRNASYSFAVLYMDMDGFKDVNDSMGHDAGDALLGMFAERVGNCLRNVDTLARLGGDEFAVLLDDVPEILQVTHVIERITEAVSSPFMLRGREIRCGVSIGAVLRGQECSGCGDLLRQADSAMYKAKRRGSNRYVIAGSSDAAAARVMRKGEQELVTALGSGQLELFFQPVVSLQTGRMDAVEALVRWHHPERGLLAPGAFLPLAEHAGLQAALDAHVLRLAARAQLAMQEQEARGAAVLSVHVNMLSETLRRPEMPGVLLGVLQEEGAAADRFIFELVENLLVNAAPAVAEGLWRLRDAGIRLALDGFGSGYSSLAMLRRYPLSLLKVDGSFVRASDADMAARGIVRSARTLASGFSMKAVAEGVELPEHAELLRELGYSSAQGMYFAAPMRLSRLLRMHAAGAVFPVMAG, translated from the coding sequence ATGACTCAGAACAATAATGCAACCGGCCCGCAGCAGATTTCTGCGGACACGTTTTCTATTCTGGCTGCCGTTTACGGACACAGCCCGGCCGGTACAGGTGTCTTTTCGCACGACGGCGCATTGGTGTATGCCAATGGCGCCTGGTCCGGCCTCCTCGGTTCGGGCGCTCTGCCCGCAGATTTTTTCCGCCTTGCTCCCGGCTGCGGGGCTCTTTTTGCATCGGTGGCAGACGGCAGCCGGCAGCGCTGGAGCGGCAGCCTGCCTGTTCAGCTTGCTTCCGGCAGGCAGCTTTTCCGGGCGCGGCTTTTCGCCTTGTCCGGCCATGTGCTGTTGCACGGGCTGGTGGTGGCCGAACTTTCAGGTATGCAGCAGGAAAACGCGCCTGCTGCCGGTTGCGATGTCTGTCCGTCGTGGCAACTGCCCGTACAGTTGTATGCTGCGCCTCATGCACTGCATGACAGGCTCGAAGCTGTTTTTTCCGTACTTATGCACCGGCTGGACTGCAGCTGTGCCACGTTGTGGCTGGCACCGCAGGGTGACGAGCCGGCCGTGCTGCTGCATGCGCCGGACGGTGCCGGTGCACGCTATTCATCCCGTCTTTTCGGTGCTTCGTTTGCACGCCATGTGCTTGCTCAGGGCGATATTGTCGTGCTGGACAAAGCCGGCGCGATGCGCCTTGCCGAGTCTGGCATACTGCCTGCCGATGTGCCGCTGCCCGATGCCGCCATTGCTGCACCGCTGTGTTCGCCGGACGGCAGAACAATGGGGGTGCTTACCGCATGCAGGCGCAACTCCGCTGTGCGTTTCGGCATGAATGATGCGCGTTTTCTGCGTAACGCCGCCAATATCATGGCCACGGTGGAGCGCATCCACCAGAGCGAAACAGCCTTGCGTGAAAGCGAGACCCGTTTTCGCGCCGTGTTTGACCATGCCGGACTGGGCATTGTTCTGCTGACCCCGCAGGGAACGGTGAAGAGCGTGAACAAAGGCGCTGCCGACCTTGCCAGTATTCCCGCGGCAGAAATGCTGGGCCTGCATTATTCCGATTTCCTCTGCGCCGACGATGTGACCGTGGCGGACCGCTTTTTTCATGCGTTGCAGGGCGGTGCGGACGAGGTGCTGACCATGACCTCGGCCATCAGGCGCAGGCATGCTCCGCCCATATGGTGCAAACTGACGGTGAGCCGGGTACTGGACGAAGGCGGCAGTCTGCGTTTTATCATAGTGCAGATAGAGGATGTGACGGACCACAAGCGCGAAGACGAGCGTCTGACGCACATGGCCTATCATGATGTGCTGACGGGGCTGCCCAACAGGGCGCTTTTTCTCGACCGCCTGCAGAGTGCGTTCAACCGTGCGCAGCGTAACGCGTCATACAGCTTTGCCGTGCTCTACATGGACATGGACGGTTTCAAGGATGTGAACGATTCCATGGGGCATGATGCCGGCGACGCACTGCTGGGCATGTTTGCGGAACGGGTTGGCAACTGCCTGCGCAATGTGGACACGCTTGCACGGCTGGGCGGTGACGAATTTGCCGTGCTGCTGGATGATGTGCCGGAGATTCTGCAGGTGACGCACGTTATCGAGCGTATCACCGAGGCCGTTTCATCCCCGTTTATGCTGCGCGGGCGCGAGATACGCTGCGGCGTGAGCATAGGTGCAGTGCTTCGCGGGCAGGAATGTTCCGGTTGCGGCGATCTGCTGCGGCAGGCGGATTCCGCCATGTACAAAGCCAAGCGGCGGGGGTCCAACAGGTATGTCATTGCCGGTTCTTCCGACGCCGCGGCCGCGCGCGTCATGCGCAAAGGCGAACAGGAACTGGTGACAGCGCTGGGCAGCGGACAGCTGGAGTTGTTTTTTCAGCCTGTTGTTTCGTTGCAGACCGGCAGGATGGACGCCGTGGAGGCGCTGGTACGCTGGCATCATCCCGAGCGGGGGCTGCTGGCTCCCGGGGCTTTTTTGCCGCTGGCGGAACACGCTGGTCTGCAGGCTGCGCTGGATGCTCATGTGCTGCGGCTTGCCGCACGGGCACAACTGGCCATGCAGGAGCAGGAAGCACGGGGGGCGGCTGTACTGTCGGTGCATGTGAACATGCTCAGCGAAACCCTGCGCAGGCCGGAGATGCCCGGAGTGCTGCTGGGGGTACTGCAGGAAGAAGGGGCGGCGGCGGACAGATTTATCTTTGAACTGGTGGAAAATCTGCTGGTCAACGCGGCACCCGCCGTGGCCGAAGGGCTGTGGCGGCTCAGGGACGCGGGCATACGTCTGGCTCTGGACGGTTTCGGCTCGGGATATTCCTCGCTGGCCATGCTGCGCAGGTATCCGCTCTCTTTGCTCAAGGTCGACGGGTCGTTTGTCAGGGCTTCAGATGCAGACATGGCGGCGCGCGGTATTGTGCGGTCGGCCAGAACCCTTGCCAGCGGATTCAGCATGAAAGCCGTTGCCGAAGGCGTGGAACTGCCGGAGCATGCCGAACTGCTGCGCGAACTGGGGTATTCATCGGCGCAGGGCATGTACTTTGCCGCTCCCATGCGGCTGTCGCGGCTGCTGCGCATGCATGCGGCCGGTGCGGTGTTTCCCGTCATGGCAGGCTGA